TTATCAAAAAAATATAAAAATATCTTATTTAAAGCAAGATAACCCAAAAAATTTAGATATTTCTATATATGATTTTATTAAAAATCAATTAAAAAAAGAAAACAACAAAGAAATAAATATTAATACAATTGTAGAAATAAAAAAAATAATTAAAACTTTTCAAATTGATAAACATTCTTTACTTTCAGAATTATCTGGAGGTTCTTTAAGAAAAGTGGTACTAGGTTCAGCATTATTAAGTCAACCAGATGTTTTGTTACTTGACGAACCAACTAATCATTTGGATATTAACACTATTGCATGGTTAGAAAAATTTTTAAAAAAATTTTCAGGAACAACATTGTTTATATCACATGATAGATCTTTTATTCAAAATTTATGCACAAGAATTATTGATCTTGATAGAGGAAAATTAACTTCTTTTCCAGGAGATTATAAAGAGTTTATAAAATTAAAAAAAGAAAATAATCGGATTGAAAAAACAAAAAAAAAATTATTTGATCAACATTTAGAAAAAGAAGAAATCTGGATTAGAAAAGGAATTAAAGCTCGTACTACTCGCAATGAAGGAAGAGTAAGAAATTTAAAAGTATTACGAAAAGAATATAAAAACTATAAAAAAATAGAAAATTTCAATAATGTTATAATCAATGAAATTAAAAATTATTCAGGAAAAATAATTTTTAAATTAAAAAATATAAGTTTTTTTATTGAAAAAAAGACTATTATTCAAAGTTTTTCTTCAATAATACAATATGGTGATAAAATAGGATTAATAGGTAACAACGGATCTGGAAAAAGTACTATGATAAAAATACTTATGGGAGAAAAAAAAATTCAAAAAGGTTCTATTCATTTTGGAACAAAATTAAATATAGCATATTTCGATCAAGATCGATCAACTTTAGATTCTAATAAATCTATTTTAGAAAATGTAAATAATGGAAGAGAAAAAATCGTATTAAATGGAAAAGAACAACATTTGATAGGATATCTAAAAAAATTTCTTTTTAAACCAAATCAAATGAAATGTTTGGTAAAAAATTTATCTGGAGGTGAATGTAATAGATTACTTTTAGCAAAATTATTCTTGAAACCAAGTAATGTTTTAATTCTTGATGAACCGACAAATGATTTAGATTTAGATACACTTGAGTTATTAGAAAACATTATTATTAAATATTCAGGAACAGTTTTAATAGTAAGTCATGACAGGAATTTTATTGAAAATACAGTAAATAAATATTGGATATTTAAAGGAGATGGATTGATAAATACACATTTTAGTTCACATAACAATATAATAAAAGAAAAGAACAAAAAAATTCAAAAGAAATATGTATTAAATCCAATTAAATCTAATATTAGTTTTTTAAAAACAAAACAAAATCAAGTAAAAAAAGAACTAAAAAAAGTATTAAATGAAATAGAAAAAATAGAAAATAGTATTAAAACTTTGAAAATTCAAATGAATGAACCGGATTTTTTTAAACAGCATATTAAAAATCAATTACCAATTGTAAAGCAATTTAATATAGAAGAAAAAAAATTAGAAAAAATATTAATATATTGGGAAAATTTAGAAAAAAAATTATAAATTATTTTTTAAAAAAATAATTTATAGATGCTGCATACAGTATTTAGAACAACATTTTTTAAATTTTATTGTACAATCTTTACATTGAATAAAAAGAAGATGACATAAATTAAAATTGCAATTTACATATCGATCTGAAGGCTTATCACACTGTTTACAAAAGGATATAATCTTATCTGAAATTTTTTCACTCATTCTATTATCAAAAACAAAATTACTTCCTTGGAAAAGAATAGGTAATCCATTTTTGTTAGCATCATGAACATAACCAAGAATACCATTCTTTAAATGATACACGTATTTAAAACCATTAAAATGCATCCAAGCGCTAGCTTTTTCACAACGAATACCACCTGTACAAT
This genomic interval from Buchnera aphidicola str. Sg (Schizaphis graminum) contains the following:
- a CDS encoding ATP-binding cassette domain-containing protein, yielding MPLISIQNAFLAFSDLEILKNAVLYINKKERISLIGKNGAGKSTLLKVINKNQELDHGSIIYQKNIKISYLKQDNPKNLDISIYDFIKNQLKKENNKEININTIVEIKKIIKTFQIDKHSLLSELSGGSLRKVVLGSALLSQPDVLLLDEPTNHLDINTIAWLEKFLKKFSGTTLFISHDRSFIQNLCTRIIDLDRGKLTSFPGDYKEFIKLKKENNRIEKTKKKLFDQHLEKEEIWIRKGIKARTTRNEGRVRNLKVLRKEYKNYKKIENFNNVIINEIKNYSGKIIFKLKNISFFIEKKTIIQSFSSIIQYGDKIGLIGNNGSGKSTMIKILMGEKKIQKGSIHFGTKLNIAYFDQDRSTLDSNKSILENVNNGREKIVLNGKEQHLIGYLKKFLFKPNQMKCLVKNLSGGECNRLLLAKLFLKPSNVLILDEPTNDLDLDTLELLENIIIKYSGTVLIVSHDRNFIENTVNKYWIFKGDGLINTHFSSHNNIIKEKNKKIQKKYVLNPIKSNISFLKTKQNQVKKELKKVLNEIEKIENSIKTLKIQMNEPDFFKQHIKNQLPIVKQFNIEEKKLEKILIYWENLEKKL